TGACcttacaaaattataataataatattttttttttcttttaaatcaaaGATATGCTTAACAAATATTGAAACcatcagagacagaaaaatgatacaaggatTAGCAAATCAACACCTAAAGGGTAACTAAccaagaataaaattaaatacacaCCAATGCATGCATGACCGCGcccaaataaacaaacatatatatataatatatacacacaattatCTAGTAAATTCTAGTATATAGCCAAGAGGGCTACAAAACAAGGTGTCGAAGACTTTCTGAGGGTGCAGTCCAAGACATTAAGTAACTATCCCAGGAATATATAGAAATACCTCCTATTAGAGGCCATTCATTATTTAATGTAGATAATTCCAAAAATATCAAATACAATGAGAAAACTAccactgtaataataatatgcaGAGATTTACGATGATAGATCGCTATGAAATAATCAAACTTTACTGTTTACTTATACTATTAATTCATGCATCTCCACTAGTAAATATATACCAtaatatcaaagaaaaaataacaatgaaaaaaaacaacaacataattttATCTGACCATTTTCACCTTGTTtacacattaataataatattattattactattattgttattttaaaaatccaatacgttagaatgtaatgaaaacaCTGAACTGACAAATGAagagttatcttcctttaatTCATATATTTGATACTACAATAATAAGATTTACCTCGGACAACAGACAAATGActtaacaacaataaatataccataaaatttttactttcgggatatttagggcgcctctgagtgcaCATAGCTCTAATAGGTATTTAACATAAGTtgggtaaaggcggttggtcgttgtgctggtcacatgacagcctcgttaaccgtcagccacagaaacagatgacctttacatcgtctgctctATTGATTGCAAGGTGTGAAAGTATAATAATTGCATAatttgaaacatttatattcttatggtcaacacattttttttctcttacaagAGTCCGTTGGGCCCCTATTGGTCGTGGGACTAGGCGTTATGAGCCCCTTCGCGCACTGGTTGCTCCTTAACCTCAAATACACATTGGAGACGAAATCTACAGACTTCAGCTTGTTTTTGTACGTAATTTGTTAAAAACTTAGATTCTAGGTTTTTACAATCTGGTTAAGTAAAACATAAATGCTATAATTTcacttttaaatgaattaaaagttagatagcaaaataattaaacttagaaagtgatttttttaataaatcaatattaattttttttttttaaatagacaaaTAATGTAGCACTAAAAAGTGGGGGAAAAAAGTGGCGACGGTTCAAATCTAAGCAGATTTATTTCTGAAGACTAAAAGTTTAACACcgtgactttgttgacatttgtaAGTACGTTTAATCAGgactaaattaatatatattataaataccataattaaataaatacataataaaaatgctacttttcaaaaagaacaatttttcatttttttctatttttaaatatttttttttaaaaatatttttgtaaaaatctacTGAAAAACAACTCGATTTGATAAAACTATTAACTGCACCCTGTATTTATCTGCATAAAGGCTGGAAAGTTGCCGCTGACACCATTGGTCTCAGTTCTGCTGTGGCTTATCAAGTTGTGCGCATGACAGACTGGTGAGTACACACTAGAGCGTGCACAGCCCTCACGTCAAACATAAAAAGTCACAAAAGTAACAAAATATCTTTGTCTCTTTGTTACATTTAGAAATGGCATAACAGACGCCATTTCATTaggccaatgtttttttttagcaggtTTTCAAATTATAAATCATTATCAAATTTGAAAGTCAGAAATTTGAAAGTCAGAAATTTGAAAGTCAGAAATTTGAAAGTCAGAAATGAACGTTATTGTATCCTCAACTGCAcacatattaactctttctctcctaactgacgataccaacgttgattccaccagaatgtggtaaataattacggagagaaagagttaagaaggcATTGTGATCCTTTGATAGGATGCGAAATTCCACCTCTGACATCACCTCGACGACGCCTCTTTTTACAGGCACGGTGCAGACCTCTGCTCTATTTCAAACAAAGACgcatgtgggggggggggggaagaacaaTTAAATGTCTTTTGAATTTTAAGGAGAGAGGTTACCGGATACCAGGGGTGGTAATGAAATGGAACCTCTCCACTTTCTATAGATTGGGATCTTCttatccatttaaaaaataataaagttttaagtgtctattttttttttttacctttacctttaccttgacctatcccttagtctgttggaccgttggggcaccatgcaagattcgttgaccgtccttctccattctgtcttttgccttagttaatATCTATTTATAGCACACAAAGTATACTTCAGCCAAAGTTTCTCTTCAACATGACGTGTGAGACTGACATATAAAAAAGTTGGAGTTTTTTTTCAACGATTTACCGCCAAAGGAACAAAGGAGCTCTTCTGTCAATTTGGGGGGAATAGTGATCGGTGTCTTATATCTCCTTTATGagggtaaaattttaaaattacgaACCAGACGCTGATTTTTTAAtgcttaaaatctttatagctttcttaaaaatgtttgtCTCAAGTAGGTGCCCAAGTGGAGTTTGTTTGTTGCCAATGATCTTACTAGCAGCATtgaggatttttaaaaaattattttgtatttttaatgttcagattgcagGCAGtgaatttaaaactaaaattactgCAGGTGTGAGCGTGGTAAAACATTGACAAGGCTTTTTATCTAACCCTAGATGAGGGACATTTTACTTAGTAGCTTTAGTCTTTGTTGGCTTTATTTTGTTCTTGACTGAACAATTTCTTTGGTGCTCTAGTTCAACctttaataataatctttttgaATAATAAATGCTCCACCTGTGGTCGTATAGTTCATAGAcacgatgaaaaaaaaaacacagacacacCATCAGCCACCTTACACAGACACACCATCAGCCACCTTACACTGACACACCATCAGCCACCTTACACAGACACACCATCAGCCACCTTACACAGACACACCATCAGCCACCTTACACAGACACACCATCAGCCACCTTACACTGACACACCATCAGCCAccttacacagacacacaatcaGCCACTTTACACAGATACACCATCAGCCACCTTACACAGACACACCATCAGCCACCTTACACAGATACACCATCAGCCCccttacacagacacacaatcaTCCAccttacacagacacacaatcaTCCACCTTACACAGACACACCATCAGCCCCCTTACACAGATACACCATCAGCCCCCTTACACAGATACACCATCAGCCCCCTTACACAGATACACCATCAGCCCCCTTACACAGATACACCATCAGCCCccttacacagacacacaatcaTCCACCTTACACAGACACACCATCAGCCCCCTTACACAGATACACCATCAGCCCCCTTACACAGATACACCATCAGCCACCTTACACAGATACACCATCAGCCCccttacacagacacacaatcaTCCAccttacacagacacacaatcaTCCACCTTACACAGACACACCATCAGCCCCCTTACACAGATACACCATCAGCCCCCTTACACAGATACACCATCAGCCCCCTTACACAGATACACCATCAGCCCCCTTACACAGATACACCATCAGCCCccttacacagacacacaatcaTCCACCTTACACAGACACACCATCAGCCCCCTTACACAGATACACCATCAGCCCCCTTACACAGATACACCATCAGCCCccttacacagacacacaatcaTTCAccttacacagacacacaatcaGCCACCTTACACAGACACACCATCAGCCACCTTACATAGACACACAATCAGCCACCTTACACAGACACACCATCAGCCCCCTTACACAGACACACCATCAGCCCCCTTTCACAGACACACCATCAGCCCCCTTTCACAGACACACCATCAGCCCCCTTACACAGACACACCATCAGCCAACTTACACAGACACACCATCAGCCCCCTTACACAGACACACCATCAGCCACCTTACACAGACACACCATCAGCCACCTTACACAGACACACCATCAGCCAccttacacagacacacaatcaGCCACCTTACACAGACACACCATCAGCCCccttacacagacacacaatcaGCCACCTTACACAGACACACCATCAGCCCCCTTACACAGACACACCATCAGCCAccttacacagacacacaatcaGCCACCTTACACAGACACACCATCAGCCCCCTTACACAGACACACCATCAGCCAccttacacagacacacaatcaGCCACCTTACACAGACACACCATCAGCAACCTTACACAGACACACCATCAGCCACCTTACACAGACACACCATCAGCCCCCTTACACAGACACACCATCAGCAACCTTACACAGACACACCATCAGCCACCTTACACAGACACACCATCAGCAACCTTACACAGACACACCATCAGCCACCTTACACAGACACACCATCAGCCACCTTACACAGACACACCGTCAGCAAccttacacagacacacaatcaGCCACCTTACACAGACACACCATCAGCCACCTTACATAGACACACAATCAGCCCCCTTAGACAGACACACAATCAGCCACtttacacagacacacaatcaGCCACTTTACACAGACACACCATCAACCACCTTACACAGACACACCATCAGCCCCCTTACACAGACACACCATCAGCCACtttacacagacacacaagcGCCTTAAGCATTAAACAAAGCTTCAAGTGACAGTCATCACCTGGAGgtcgaaaaagaaaaacagggAAGTCGCGCTTTCCAAGGAGATCTCAAATCTGTAGGCACTAGTTTCGAAGAGGATTTAGAAGTCGCTTGAGGTCAATGTCTTCGGAGAGAGCTTGCTGCTTTATGCGGCTAACGGCTCGGAAGGGGCCTAAATAAGTCACGTGATACATTACAGCTCAGTCAGCTATGGGgtcgatataaataaatatataaatgaattgaGAACCTTTGCAATGTTTAAATGCACTGGTTCATCAACATCCGGGAAACATCTTTTTAGCCCCGAAGGATAAAGATGGGGACATTGATGTAATCTGACATCAACAGATTAACGATACTACCGGATTGTTTTGACTTGATTTCTTCCTGATTGTTTCGTGTTATTGCGGAAtcttattttttacattttgtttcccAATACAAAGTTACTTGCTGAGAGATGAGCCTAAAAGCTTCTTCGATTTTTTCCCTCAAAGTTCAAATAGATTTTTGATGAGATGTCGTTTCCTAAAGTCATTCTCAACAGacaacttgcgtctggctcaagaaaaactggtcgccctcCACttccgttacgtggatgtaataaaacgggacctcaaaacagtggacattgatactgaccattgggaagacctAGCCCTAGgccgcactagatggagagagacggtgaccaagaaagctataaaaaaaaaaagagttaagttcctctttcagaccttgcgatctatagggcagatgatataaagttcatctgtttctgaggtccacggttaacgagagtgtcatgtggccagcacaacgaccaaccgtcttttcatttcgccaactaatgtcaagtacccattagggtggtctcagaggcgcccaaagatcccgaaattaatcccattcttcaccagaattcgaacccaagacccccggttcggaagccaagcgctttaccgctcagccactgcctcaccaagaaagctatggataaTGAAATAACATGGGTCTCTGCTCTGAAATGGACGAGCGCTCATCCAAATtataagaaagatgatgcttattataagctatcaacgtctaatctttcgactcaggaccggacacaacagaatgcgacaacatatgtaccggaagctcaaaattagaaatctgcccatgtggagtgtcaccagagaatacGGACCATAACTACTTtcatatttcttatttatttaaaatctcaaataatgaaaacataacttgaaacaatatttgtgtatgtatttaCTAGGCCATATACActtgtaggacgtaatcatcttctattttgaagtaacgtttctATTTTATAAGAAAGGATACTTAAGCTGCAGTCTGCATGTTTTGGAGTCTACCAGAGTCTACTTTTTCTACCAGAGTCTACTTTTCTACCAGAGTCTACTTTTCTACCAGAGTCTACTTTTCTACCAGAGTCTACTTTTCTACCAGTCTCTAATTTTTTAATAGTCTACTTTTAGTAAAACCGATCACTATGAAATGTGTTTCAAAGGGGTCAGATTCAGAACATGGCTCGCAGGTCGTAGTTTAGGTATCTCTGAAATATTTCTTAAGTCAAGGTCCTaactggaggcgcggtggctgagtggtaaagcgcttggcttccgaaccggtggtctgggttcgaatctctgtgacgacagggattttgaatttcagaatttttaggGCTTTAGggatcatctgccatatagatcacaacgtctaaaaggggaacttcatCCTTACATCTACAAGGCTCTAGCTGGgcgcgaaagagagagagttgtGAATCAGTAACGATTGTAAGATTTGTACATTCCTGTAACAATTCCTATTTCTATATCGCTTGGTCATGAAAATGAAAGTCAAGAGAGTATTTCGAAATGAATCTGATCGAaggctaaatatttttttttcttttctgacgTC
This genomic stretch from Biomphalaria glabrata chromosome 4, xgBioGlab47.1, whole genome shotgun sequence harbors:
- the LOC129925977 gene encoding mucin-3B-like; this translates as MTNKSVNKSIKTRKCVPQAHKVNDKLQAGSCGHPKPLELFQCEVKSPLEQARVAIPNHLELFQCEVKSPLEQARVVIPNHLELFQCEVKSTLEQARVAIPNHLKLFQCEVKSPLEQACVAIPNHLELFHCEVKSILEQARVAIPNHLELFHFHRHDEKKNTDTPSATLHRHTISHLTLTHHQPPYTDTPSATLHRHTISHLTQTHHQPPYTDTPSATLHRHTISHFTQIHHQPPYTDTPSATLHRYTISPLTQTHNHPPYTDTQSSTLHRHTISPLTQIHHQPPYTDTPSAPLHRYTISPLTQIHHQPPYTDTQSSTLHRHTISPLTQIHHQPPYTDTPSATLHRYTISPLTQTHNHPPYTDTQSSTLHRHTISPLTQIHHQPPYTDTPSAPLHRYTISPLTQIHHQPPYTDTQSSTLHRHTISPLTQIHHQPPYTDTPSAPLHRHTIIHLTQTHNQPPYTDTPSATLHRHTISHLTQTHHQPPYTDTPSAPFHRHTISPLSQTHHQPPYTDTPSANLHRHTISPLTQTHHQPPYTDTPSATLHRHTISHLTQTHNQPPYTDTPSAPLHRHTISHLTQTHHQPPYTDTPSATLHRHTISHLTQTHHQPPYTDTPSATLHRHTISHLTQTHHQQPYTDTPSATLHRHTISPLTQTHHQQPYTDTPSATLHRHTISNLTQTHHQPPYTDTPSATLHRHTVSNLTQTHNQPPYTDTPSATLHRHTISPLRQTHNQPLYTDTQSATLHRHTINHLTQTHHQPPYTDTPSATLHRHTSALSIKQSFK